The Toxorhynchites rutilus septentrionalis strain SRP chromosome 3, ASM2978413v1, whole genome shotgun sequence genome includes a region encoding these proteins:
- the LOC129778025 gene encoding probable ATP-dependent RNA helicase kurz, which produces MGKRRFNEKGRQQNEIVIDNSATKQIKLDFTTEDGYGGTDDANLLVLPSKKRPTKIKQNKITVTRILSKKQRKRLEKVVDQKRKKENRSTLITALAKFQAPLTELKHYTKISSIQTKGLKQLFKEQKFGVTVISEPTAGEAKVKCLVGSRKQRIALMRAQASDDTDKDNDETSRDLNTLGVDDGSSSSEAEDEIDHKNHAPELENTVGVEIKAEVNNKSGPAAVQNKTEIEVHCQATDIVERSKNTQSVENTAKLSSKPAVYVHVERDSDVQAARLKLPILAEEQVIMEAINENPIVILAGETGSGKTTQVPQFLYEAGYAEPNRGIIAITEPRRVAAVSMSKRVGAEMNLSTDIVSYLIRFEGNVTDRTRIKFLTDGVLLKEIEKDFLLAAYSVVILDEAHERSIYTDILIGLLSRIVILRMRKGTPLKLIIMSATLRVKDFTENRTLFSKVPPVINIDSRQFPVTVHFSKTTAVNYVREAYLKTIKIHTKLPDGGILVFLTGQKEVNQMVKKLRKAFPFEESFDSESGKKCYVLAPIASDDEDETLACTVNRKKAAKIDSRKKRLAKQTQKQQIELPRINLDNYQLPWDDTEGDQRDVDDDDDCEYEEASGLDSDFDENLNTSELKGKQPLCVLPLYSILSSEKQQRVFEEPPGGTRLCVVATNVAETSLTIPGIKYVIDCGRQKTKLYDQVTGVTAFNVTYISKASANQRAGRAGRVAPGHCYRLYSSAVYNNEFEEFTTPEIMKKPVDDLMLQMKCMGIDKVINFPFPSPPDKLQLEIAEKHLVLMDALEEHIVNNKNKSQTLSRVTELGRTISAFPVAPRFGKMLALSHQQGLLAYTVCMVAALSVQEVLQEVSLSDDSDEHKKWRIKRKSWAKTGNSLLLGDPMILLRAVGAAEFSNSTGRMAEFCQENGLRLKAIKEIRKLRVQLTNEININLKDLNLSVDPKMPPPSDTQAKLLRQLVLIGMADKIARKIPDTEIKLNKDRIKYKHAYNLPDMENPVFVNSSSVLRRHNPEWICYQEVYETMEGGKSKIFLRGITAIEPEWLLQLVPNYCNIIKVLDEPEPWYDPANDSIMCHVQATVGKSGWQLPIAEIDMPKDEKRYLYFIKFFVYGTVYPKLARFAMHLLSSPDTILRSYLTSISRINALYKLFLKNEIFSKSRLDELWKIDQNFLLHEYQQLLPASCHDDVKNMWPPSRLK; this is translated from the exons ATGGGCAAAAGACGATTCAACGAAAAGGGTCGTCAGCAAAATGAAATCGTCATCGATAACTCTGCTACAAAACAG ATAAAACTAGACTTTACCACCGAGGACGGTTACGGCGGTACAGATGATGCAAATTTGCTTGTGCTGCCTTCAAAAAAACGACCAACTAAAATCAAACAGAATAAAATTACAGTTACGAGGATATTATCGAAAAAACAACGCAAAAGACTAGAGAAAGTCGTTGATCAGAAACGGAAAAAGGAGAATCGTTCCACTCTGATAACAGCTCTAGCCAAATTTCAAGCACCATTAACGGAATTGAAACATTACACCAAGATAAGCTCAATACAGACAAAGGGACTGAAACAACTTTTTAAGGAACAGAAATTTGGTGTCACGGTAATATCAGAACCTACCGCCGGTGAAGCGAAAGTTAAGTGTCTTGTTGGTAGCCGAAAACAACGTATTGCATTGATGCGAGCTCAGGCCAGCGATGATACTGATAAAGATAATGATGAAACTTCTAGGGACCTAAACACGCTCGGTGTTGACGACGGTAGTTCGTCATCGGAAGCTGAAGACGAAATTGACCATAAAAATCATGCACCGGAACTAGAGAATACGGTTGGGGTTGAAATTAAAGCCGAAGTTAATAATAAAAGTGGCCCTGCGGCAGTACAAAATAAGACTGAAATTGAAGTTCACTGTCAAGCAACTGACATTGTCGAAAGATCCAAGAATACGCAAAGCGTGGAAAATACGGCAAAATTGAGTAGCAAACCAGCTGTATATGTGCATGTTGAACGAGATTCGGACGTTCAAGCGGCTCGTCTTAAGCTTCCAATTCTCGCTGAGGAACAGGTCATCATGGAGGCAATCAATGAAAACCCAATCGTTATATTAGCGGGAGAAACAGGAAGCGGCAAAACAACGCAAGTGCCCCAATTTTTATACGAAGCTGGATATGCGGAACCAAATCGTGGTATTATTGCCATTACTGAACCACGACGTGTTGCTGCTGTTTCGATGTCCAAGCGTGTAGGAGCAGAGATGAATCTCTCGACCGACATTGTGTCCTACCTAATTCGCTTTGAAGGAAATGTAACAGATAGGACCAGAATAAAATTCCTAACAGACGGAGTACTTCTAAAAGAAATCGAAAAAGATTTTCTGTTGGCGGCATACTCGGTGGTCATTTTGGACGAAGCTCACGAGCGTAGCATATACACTGACATATTGATAGGACTGCTGTCAAGAATTGTGATTTTACGAATGAGGAAAGGTACCCCGTTAAAATTGATAATAATGTCTGCGACCCTCAGAGTTAAGGATTTTACTGAGAATCGCACACTTTTCTCCAAGGTTCCTCCGGTGATAAACATAGATTCCCGACAGTTCcctgtgactgttcattttagtAAAACTACAGCCGTTAACTATGTCAGAGAAGCTTATTTGAAAACCATtaaaattcatacaaaattaCCAGACGGAGGCATTCTTGTGTTCCTCACCGGACAGAAAGAGGTTAATCAGATGGTGAAAAAGCTGAGAAAAGCGTTTCCCTTTGAAGAAAGCTTCGATTCTGAGTCTGGAAAAAAATGCTACGTTCTTGCGCCTATTGCCTCTGATGATGAGGACGAAACGTTAGCATGCACCGTTAACCGTAAGAAAGCAGCCAAAATTGATAGTAGGAAAAAGAGACTTGCGAAACAAACTCAGAAACAACAAATAGAATTACCGCGAATAAATTTGGATAATTACCAGCTACCTTGGGATGATACTGAGGGCGATCAACGAGAtgtcgatgacgatgatgactGTGAGTACGAAGAGGCTAGTGGtctggattctgattttgacgAGAATTTAAACACTTCCGAACTCAAAGGAAAACAACCTCTTTGTGTTCTTCCACTGTACTCAATTTTGTCGTCAGAGAAGCAGCAAAGAGTGTTTGAAGAGCCCCCTGGAGGGACCAGGCTGTGTGTCGTTGCAACGAACGTGGCCGAAACATCGCTGACTATTCCCGGAATTAAATATGTAATTGATTGTGGCCGTCAAAAAACGAAGCTCTACGATCAAGTTACAGGTGTAACAGCATTCAATGTAACTTACATAAGTAAAGCATCCGCAAATCAACGTGCTGGAAGAGCTGGCCGAGTTGCTCCCGGACACTGCTACCGTCTCTATTCGAGTGCTGTTTATAATAATGAATTTGAAGAATTCACAACGCCAGAAATTATGAAAAAGCCAGTGGATGATCTTATGCTGCAGATGAAGTGTATGGGTATCGATAAAGTGATTAATTTCCCATTTCCTTCTCCACCTGATAAACTACAGTTGGAAATCGCAGAGAAACATTTGGTGTTGATGGACGCACTTGAAGAACACATTGTTAACAATAAGAACAAATCCCAAACATTGAGTCGAGTCACTGAGCTCGGTCGAACAATATCGGCCTTTCCTGTTGCTCCTCGTTTTGGTAAAATGTTGGCTTTGAGCCATCAACAAGGTTTGCTCGCATACACCGTCTGCATGGTAGCTGCGTTATCGGTTCAAGAAGTGTTGCAAGAGGTTTCCCTATCAGACGATTCCGATGAGCATAAAAAGTGGCGAATCAAGAGGAAATCTTGGGCGAAAACAGGAAACTCGCTACTGCTTGGGGATCCCATGATTTTATTGCGTGCAGTAGGGGCTGCGGAATTTTCGAACAGCACTGGCCGGATGGCTGAATTCTGTCAAGAGAACGGCCTCCGTTTGAAGGCGATTAAGGAAATTCGGAAATTACGCGTTCAACTTACCAACGAAATCAACATCAACCTCAAAGACCTTAATCTGTCGGTTGATCCGAAGATGCCACCTCCAAGTGACACGCAGGCTAAACTCCTACGGCAGCTGGTGCTTATTGGCATGGCGGACAAAATTGCGCGCAAAATTCCAGACACCGAAATAAAGTTGAATAAAGATAGGATCAAATACAAGCATGCGTATAACCTACCGGACATGGAAAATCCCGTTTTCGTGAACTCAAGTTCAGTGCTGAGAAGACACAACCCAGAATGGATATGCTATCAGGAAGTTTACGAAACAATGGAAGGTGGaaaaagtaaaatatttttgaggGGAATCACAGCCATCGAACCCGAATGGTTACTACAATTGGTACCAAACTACTGTAACATAATCAAAGTCTTGGATGAACCAGAACCTTGGTATGATCCAGCCAACGATAGCATCATGTGTCACGTGCAAGCGACTGTAGGCAAATCCGGTTGGCAATTACCGATAGCGGAAATCGATATGCCGAAAGACGAGAAACGATACCT gtacTTCatcaaatttttcgtttatggAACTGTGTATCCAAAACTAGCGCGCTTTGCAATGCATCTTCTTTCTTCTCCGGATACAATTCTTCGCTCATATTTGACATCCATTTCCCGGATTAACGCATTGTACAAACTGTTTCTGAAGAATGAGATATTCTCCAAGTCGCGTTTGGATGAACTCTGGAAAATCGATCAAAATT TTCTTCTACACGAGTATCAACAACTTCTACCTGCATCATGCCACGATGATGTGAAAAATATGTGGCCTCCAAGTAGGTTAAAATAA
- the LOC129778026 gene encoding 5'-AMP-activated protein kinase catalytic subunit alpha-2, which produces MTDKSASLQPLVKIGHYILGATLGTGTFGKVKIGEHQLTKHKVAVKILNRQKIKSLDVVGKIRREIQNLKLFRHPHIIKLYQVISTPTDIFMIMEYVSGGELFDYIVNNGKLQESEARRFFQQIISGVDYCHRHMIVHRDLKPENLLLDHNRHVKIADFGLSNMMLDGEFLRTSCGSPNYAAPEVISGKLYAGPEVDIWSCGVILYALLCGTLPFDDEHVPTLFRKIKSGIFPIPEYLNKQVVSLLCQMLQVDPLKRATVEEIKKHDWFQKELPAYLFPSPVEQDSSVIDTHAVAEVCDKFGVKEQEVHNALLSGDPHDQLAIAYHLIIDNKRIADEAAKAELKDFYVAGSPPPAPVAHHVEKHTSINDTFKSPPIHPERIAPLRDRAAATMGAPVPSPSITPSAVPIDKHRGTPVKRAKWHLGIRSQSKPNDIMLEVYRAMKALDFEWKIINPYHVRVRKYNIRNDKYVKMSLQLYQVDAKSYLLDFKSLTNDEVEQGDDVIMESLTPPPPIGFGGMGVPAQPTGHHTMEFFEMCAALIIQLAR; this is translated from the exons ATGACCGACAAGAGTGCTTCCTTACAACCTTTGGTGAAGATTGGTCACTACATTTTGGGAGCGACCCTGGGTACGGGAACCTTTGGTAAAGTGAAAATTGGAGAACACCAGCTCACTAAACATAAGGTTGCGGTAAAAATCCTCAATcgacaaaaaatcaaaagccTAGATGTAGTTGGCAAGATTCGCCGTGAAATCCAGAACCTTAAACTATTCCGCCATCCGCACATCATCAAGTTGTACCAGGTGATATCGACCCCAACCGATATATTCATGATTATGGAATATGTTAGCGGAGGCGAGTTATTTGATTATATTGTAAACAATGGGAAACTGCAAGAATCGGAAGCGAGGCGTTTCTTTCAGCAGATTATCTCCGGTGTTGATTACTGTCATCGGCACATGATTGTGCATCGTGATTTGAAGcctgaaaatttacttttggaTCACAATCGTCATGTTAAA ATTGCCGATTTTGGGCTGTCAAATATGATGCTCGATGGCGAGTTTTTGCGCACGTCGTGTGGATCACCAAATTATGCTGCCCCAGAAGTTATTTCCGGAAAACTATATGCTGGTCCTGAGGTGGACATTTGGTCATGCGGTGTTATTTTGTATGCTTTATTGTGCGGAACGCTTCCGTTCGACGATGAACATGTGCCAACATtatttcgaaaaattaaatCGGGAATATTCCCCATCCCGGAATATCTCAACAAGCAAGTTGTGAGCTTACTTTGTCAGATGTTACAAGTTGATCCACTGAAAAGAGCAACTGTAGAGGAAATCAAGAAGCATGACTGGTTCCAGAAAGAGCTACCAGCTTATCTTTTCCCGTCTCCGGTAGAGCAAGATAGTAGCGTTATTGATACACATGCAGTTGCCGAGGTTTGCGATAAATTTGGAGTTAAAGAACAAGAAGTACATAATGCTTTGCTTAGTGGTGACCCGCATGATCAACTAGCAATAGCGTATCATTTAATCATCGATAATAAACGTATTGCTGACGAGGCGGCCAAAGCAGAATTGAAAGATTTCTATGTGGCCGGCAGTCCGCCACCAGCGCCAGTGGCACATCATGTTGAAAAACACACTTCAATAAATGATACATTTAAGTCACCTCCTATACATCCTGAACGAATTGCCCCGCTACGTGATCGAGCAGCGGCTACCATGGGTGCACCTGTGCCATCGCCTAGCATAACTCCATCAGCTGTACCAATTGACAAGCATCGTGGAACACCTGTGAAACGAGCAAAATGGCACCTGGGCATAAGATCGCAATCGAAGCCGAACGACATAATGCTTGAGGTGTATCGTGCGATGAAAGCACTTGACTTTGAATGGAAAATAATCAATCCGTATCATGTGCGAGTCCGGAAGTACAACATCAGGAACGACAAATACGTCAAAATGTCTTTGCAACTGTATCAAGTGGATGCAAAGAGCTACTTGTTAGATTTCAAATCATTAACCAACGACGAGGTTGAGCAAGGTGATGATGTTATAATGGAAAGTCTAACGCCTCCTCCACCGATTGGATTCGGCGGTATGGGAGTGCCCGCGCAGCCTACCGGTCATCACACGATGGAATTCTTTGAAATGTGCGCTGCTTTAATAATACAACTGGCTCGTTAA